One segment of Sporanaerobacter acetigenes DSM 13106 DNA contains the following:
- a CDS encoding CotH kinase family protein, with translation MIKEKYITPVAIISIMLCVFLILAYPIINPNTKKNTLEISQPEYIDKLFDKSQVNEIDITVNEKDWEGLLENAIEKEYIIGDININGEKFSSVGIRPKGNSSLKMVAGDNTTNRYSFKIDFHEYIKGQTYYGLEKLALNNCISDATYMKEYISYEMFSNMGIATPACSYAHIKINGEEWGLYLAIEVMEESFIERCFGSADGNLYKPESTKTGGNPGASSGTSLVYNGDDLSNYDGIFDNVVFSTTNRKDNEKVIEMIKNLNEGTNLERYLDVDEVLKYFAVNTFLVNLDSYAGNLKHNYYLYERNGMFQILPWDLNLSFAGYQVRDGQSAVNFPIDEPVSDTMENSPLISKLLEVEEYKKTYHEYLSMIVTDYIESGEYEETIDKVNKLINDYVKDDSTAFYTYEEYQNSISVLKQLGVDRGKSIEAQLKGQQPSTSYGTIETTVDLSVLGSMGRPRENISPGQKTFDNGAQNEDEFKLKENVPREEPKGEIKKDDTKKQMLIISFISILILLLALVFAYKFKSWLS, from the coding sequence ATGATAAAGGAAAAATATATAACTCCCGTAGCCATAATTTCTATAATGTTGTGTGTATTTTTAATATTAGCTTATCCAATTATAAATCCAAATACTAAAAAAAATACGCTAGAGATATCACAGCCAGAATATATAGATAAACTTTTCGATAAGAGTCAGGTAAATGAGATTGATATTACTGTTAACGAGAAAGATTGGGAAGGACTCCTAGAAAATGCTATAGAAAAAGAATATATCATAGGTGATATAAATATAAATGGTGAAAAATTTTCAAGTGTTGGAATTAGACCAAAAGGAAACTCCAGTTTAAAAATGGTTGCGGGTGACAATACTACTAATCGCTATAGTTTTAAAATTGATTTTCACGAATATATAAAAGGACAAACTTATTATGGACTTGAGAAGTTGGCACTTAATAATTGTATTTCTGATGCTACTTATATGAAGGAGTATATATCCTATGAAATGTTTTCAAATATGGGTATAGCAACTCCAGCTTGTTCTTATGCTCATATAAAAATAAATGGTGAGGAATGGGGATTATATTTAGCAATTGAAGTAATGGAAGAAAGTTTTATAGAAAGATGTTTTGGTAGTGCAGATGGGAACCTTTATAAACCAGAAAGTACAAAAACAGGTGGAAACCCAGGCGCTAGTAGTGGAACAAGTTTGGTTTATAATGGTGATGATTTATCTAATTATGATGGTATTTTTGATAATGTGGTATTTAGTACCACGAATAGAAAAGATAATGAGAAAGTTATAGAAATGATTAAAAATCTCAATGAAGGTACCAATTTAGAAAGATACCTAGATGTAGATGAGGTATTAAAATACTTTGCAGTCAATACCTTTCTTGTAAATCTTGATAGTTATGCGGGCAATTTAAAACATAACTACTATTTATATGAAAGAAATGGGATGTTTCAAATACTGCCTTGGGATTTAAATCTATCTTTTGCGGGTTATCAAGTGAGGGATGGACAATCTGCCGTAAATTTTCCAATTGATGAACCTGTAAGTGATACTATGGAAAATAGTCCACTTATATCTAAATTATTAGAAGTAGAAGAATATAAAAAAACTTATCATGAATATCTAAGTATGATAGTTACGGATTATATAGAATCTGGTGAATATGAAGAGACAATAGATAAGGTAAATAAATTAATAAATGATTATGTAAAAGATGATTCCACTGCATTTTATACCTACGAAGAATATCAAAATTCAATATCAGTTCTTAAACAACTTGGCGTTGATAGGGGAAAGAGTATAGAAGCTCAGCTCAAAGGTCAGCAACCATCTACAAGCTATGGAACTATTGAAACAACTGTTGATTTGTCAGTACTTGGTTCTATGGGGAGACCAAGAGAAAATATCTCTCCAGGACAAAAAACATTTGATAATGGAGCTCAGAATGAAGATGAATTTAAGTTAAAAGAAAATGTGCCTAGAGAAGAACCAAAGGGTGAAATTAAAAAGGATGATACAAAAAAACAGATGTTGATAATATCGTTTATAAGTATTTTGATTTTATTATTGGCTTTAGTGTTTGCATATAAATTTAAAAGCTGGTTAAGTTGA
- a CDS encoding ABC transporter ATP-binding protein yields MEKNFIKLKDIKKIYKMGEIEIKALDSISFSIDKGEFVVVVGPSGAGKSTVLNILGGMDSPTSGELIVGDNEISEYSSRELTTYRRYDIGFVFQFYNLVQNLTALENIELATEICKDPLEPYKVLEQVGLKDRKDNFPSQLSGGEQQRVAIARALAKNPKLLLCDEPTGALDYNTGKSVLKLLQDTSRDNGMTVVVVTHNLAIAPMADKIIKIKNGKVESEEINKNPIPVERIEW; encoded by the coding sequence ATGGAGAAAAATTTTATTAAGCTAAAGGATATCAAAAAAATTTATAAGATGGGTGAGATTGAAATAAAGGCCCTGGATAGTATATCTTTTTCCATAGACAAGGGAGAATTTGTAGTGGTAGTAGGGCCTAGTGGTGCTGGCAAAAGTACAGTATTAAATATTTTAGGTGGTATGGATTCACCAACTAGTGGTGAACTAATAGTTGGTGACAATGAAATAAGTGAGTATTCATCAAGAGAATTAACTACCTACAGAAGATATGATATAGGCTTTGTTTTTCAGTTTTACAATCTAGTTCAAAATCTTACTGCACTGGAAAATATAGAATTGGCAACTGAAATATGTAAAGATCCTCTTGAACCATATAAGGTATTGGAACAAGTAGGACTTAAAGACAGAAAGGACAATTTTCCGAGTCAACTGTCAGGTGGAGAACAGCAGAGAGTAGCCATAGCTAGAGCCCTTGCTAAAAATCCCAAATTGCTATTATGTGATGAACCTACAGGTGCATTAGATTACAATACAGGAAAATCGGTGCTTAAATTGTTACAGGATACAAGTAGAGACAATGGAATGACAGTAGTAGTAGTTACCCACAATCTAGCTATTGCACCTATGGCAGATAAGATAATAAAGATAAAAAACGGAAAGGTAGAATCAGAAGAAATAAATAAAAATCCTATTCCAGTAGAAAGGATAGAGTGGTAA
- a CDS encoding DUF4956 domain-containing protein has translation MNSLNDIFQLNLFDNIDQVSILDMLVALGLAFALGLFIRIVYKKTFKGVMYSESFGVSLMVLTLISTLIILATTSKIILSLKMVGALSVIRFRTAIKEPLDTAFLFWAISVGVILGGGLIPIALLGSVIIGITMLLFVNRKPNETSYIVVVNCRDDECEDGVLSVINDKVEKYAIKSKTVSRESGFELTVEIRLKEMKTNFINDLYKINGVSNVVMVSYNGDYMG, from the coding sequence GTGAATAGTTTAAATGATATTTTTCAATTAAATTTATTTGATAATATAGACCAAGTATCAATTTTAGACATGTTGGTAGCACTGGGACTTGCTTTTGCATTAGGACTTTTTATTAGAATTGTGTATAAGAAGACTTTTAAAGGTGTTATGTACTCCGAAAGTTTTGGAGTGTCTCTTATGGTATTGACTTTAATATCGACACTAATTATTTTAGCTACAACATCAAAGATTATATTATCTTTAAAAATGGTAGGTGCACTTTCAGTTATTCGTTTTAGAACTGCAATAAAAGAACCACTTGATACGGCCTTTTTGTTTTGGGCAATTTCTGTTGGTGTAATTTTAGGTGGAGGACTTATACCAATTGCACTTTTGGGCTCGGTGATTATTGGCATAACAATGCTATTATTTGTAAATAGAAAACCAAATGAAACCTCTTATATTGTTGTCGTAAATTGTAGGGATGATGAATGTGAAGATGGTGTTTTATCTGTAATTAACGACAAAGTAGAAAAATATGCAATAAAATCTAAAACTGTCTCAAGGGAAAGTGGATTTGAGCTTACTGTCGAAATAAGGCTTAAAGAAATGAAAACCAATTTTATAAATGATTTATATAAAATAAATGGAGTCTCCAATGTAGTCATGGTAAGCTATAATGGTGACTATATGGGATAA